The Rhodamnia argentea isolate NSW1041297 chromosome 7, ASM2092103v1, whole genome shotgun sequence genome contains the following window.
CGACGGAGCACTAGAGTTTCTAAAGTTTCCATTTGTCAGCTTCAATGCTCGTAGCTAGTGGACCGTGATTGATAGTGGGCTTCGGCGATCACTTTCTTGGGCATGGGATTTAGGTTCAGAGGATCGCTTCGATGCAAATGGAGGTCGACCCTCTGAGTGATGGGAAGTTCTGGGATCCGAACTGTTTGATCCATCAAGTGATAGTCCTGTCCGATTCGGTTCGGGTCGAGTTCAAGCGACCCGTACCGGCTCATGATATCGAGACCTTAAGGTTAAATTATAGCTTTAGCATCTGCTTTGCTTTATTTTGAGGTTAGTGGTACGTGGTCCGATTTAGAGCCGCAAATCCATGAGTGAAAATCACAGTAACACAGTCTCGCGAGTGCACTCCCACCGGCGGAACCGGTCGTACCGATTAATTGATTGTTCGATGAACGAGTCGTGTGGCAAGAGATTTACACGTTCCGCGCTCATAACCGTCCGATATGGGTAGCTTTACATTTAGCTAGTAACTGTTACTCACATCAACGGTGGAGAATGTAATTAATTATTACAAATTATGCACAGTTTTTAATCCTTAATTATCTATCGAGGTATTGCCTAGAACATGGCTGCGTTTATGAACAATATATAGTAGCATCTAAGCAAGGAGCAAAATGAATTGAGACCTGCTCTAAGCACATTCACCTTACATGATATCCCAAGGAAATCCACACGACATCACCAATAGGAGCATCTAGTGGTGATCATATGAGCACACTGTATACTACCTACGCATGTGCCATGCACAACATGTATGCGGATCGTGATCCTTAAACATTCCAAAGTGGCGTATCGTGATCTCGAACGGTTTAATCGAGTGAAGATCTTAGTAGGAAAATAGGAACGAGAGAGAATACATCAAGCAAGCGAGGAAAAGGGCGATTAGGATTTGATCGTGAATGGAGACCACCATTAGAGTCGCGTCGCGACTTCGACTCAACCATGGGGGCGAACACTTATAGTCCAAGGAGAAAAGGGTCTCAGCCGCATCGTTTTGGGTAGGATCAGGATCCTGATCGTCGTGACCAAAAATGGGTTCCCATGAAGCAGATTTGAGTTCTCCATCGCTCCACTCCTGTTATGAATGCTCCAACCGGGAAGGAAAAACCCTAGTCAGTCCTCGGCACATTTTGTTTTTGGCTGATCGGTTGATCAAGATGCATCAACAGAGTGCACGCAATTCGTTTTATAAGCATGTCACGTGGCATAAGCATCGTAATAAGGCATTTTCGCAATTCAGGGTGATGTCCATGAGAAACTTGGTATCGTATTCCGCGGAATAGTGAAGGCCAGGTCGTGGCtccttcttgtttcttttttttttcaatgacaGGAAAGCCCACCGAAGGTACGTAGTCTCCgagggaaaaagtaccaaaaaagttataaacctattacattagtatccattcagtcctaaatcttttaatgggattaatttagttctaaaagcCCGTCCTCACCGGCCTAGGCAAGGGCAAACGCTAGCGAGTGCCTTTGCTAGCCATGGGCTTTGGCCTACATgccaccggcaaaaagaaaagaaaataaaaataaaaaaatgaacgaaattATGTAAGTACTATTAATGAATATCCGCATTAGAGCTGATTGCGCATATAAGATAGCAagcgtccacatcagcgattttggcctaaattggctggatggattgAACTTGTACcaaagtgaaaatgtttatgattaaattagtccaattgaaaggtttagaactaaattggtataaatgcaataggtttatgcctattttagtacttttcccatCCCCGGGCACCTAAATCTGATGGAATTTGAAATCTATTGTGAAAACCTAATGGCTTGAATGCGTGCACAATCGCATTTCATTAGTTAGAAACGAAGTAGGATAAGAGAACCCACATGCACATCGAAATAAAGGAAACGAGAGGTCGAAATATTTACCTCGACCGGTTTTCCTAAGGCGACAAGCACCGTGCCAGGGCTTGTGGGAAAAGCATACGGAGGAGAACTCGAAGTTCGGAGGTAGAGCCCGCCGTGTTTCCCGACGGGGAGGTGGATGCTGAGAGCATAATCGAAAGGTTCATCGGCTTGGTGGTTTGGGCTGCATACGATACGACGATCACGGACGTGTCTGTGCACGCACAAGGTCGGTTCCGCCATTTCAGTAAGatcacgaggcttcttcgccctCAGGTTCTCTGAAAGAACTTGGCTCACTTCTTGTGCTACCGCATCGAGTTTGCTTGTCACCTCCCCAATCGCTTGTCTGTAATGAGGCATTTAGAATTGCGTTAGTTTGGCCATGCAAGGTCATGACCTTTATGTTCCACAGATTAGTTCTTGTCGTCTATGATTATTTCTTTGCGATTGATCCGTCATTTCACCGGACCCTCGACAGATTTTCTGGTGAACGTCGATATGGCAGATGAATATCCGCCGATTATTTTGGAGGCCACATCGTCACGGCATGTCACTCCCGTCTTGTTAGGAAAAATGCTTATAAGTTATAACAACATCTCTAGATCAATTCatgtgatcatttttcaaagttATCGCACCTTCATATATCATAATAAAGGAGTGCGTATACCATTTGAATATTTACCTAGAACTCCTCTCCGTCATCGATCTTGATTTCCAGTTATTAATGCCCAGATAAAGTTGAAGGCCAACCAAGAATcataatcacaaaaaaaaaaaaaaaagcattggAAAAAGATGAATACTAAGGATAGTCGAAGTTGTAATAATTTTGATTACCTAAGGTTTCGATAGGTCTCGGCCTCGACAGAATCTTGTCCCCATCTCATTCCTCCCCTGAAGCAAATcctcatcacctcttccttatCCCCACCGCGCCCTTCTCCGGCGGAATCACCTTCCTCGTGAAGCTCGAcgccctcctccttcttcttttggaCTTCCAGAACCCTCTCGGCCTCCCTTGCCAGCGACCGTGACGCCTCGTCCGAAACCCCATGCCCGCGGATCCAGAACGCGCCGAACTCTCTGGCGGACCTCAGGAGCCTGTGCACCGACGCGCCGTCTCGCAGCACGAGTGACTCGAGATCGATGACATCCGGCACTCGGCGGGGATGCTGAGGCCCCAGCTGGTCCAGCTCGGGAACGAGCAAGGAGGCTTCGAGGTACCGCAAGAAGATCTCGTCCGCGGCGGACCGGGATCCCGTGGCCGTGGGAATAGGGGACGGAAGAGGCGGCGCCGCCGACCGATATCTCTTGGTGGGATTACCAATCTCGGCCATGGAAGCTAGTGCTTGGCAAAATCAACTGGGGTTTCGTTTACGTGAAGGAGCAGAGGTTGGAGGTGCGGGTGATGATCATGAATGGTTAGTGACATAAGTTGATGAAGAGCCAATTCTGGAGAGAGTGGTTGGAAGCTTTCAAGCGCCGGGCCCAGACGACGGCGTAGGAGGCACGTCTAGTCTTTTGAATTTGCAAGGGAAGTTCAATGGTGCCTCCCCAATACTTGATCACACAAGCTTGAGAAACcctccatttatttatttaattatgcaTGGATTTTGAAATACGTAATTAttccaatatttaaaaaaaaatgttttaggCTGTCACCAGCAGGCCCGTTGACATGGTTACTTCTACTAGTATAAtcaagaaattgatttattAAGAAAATGGTACCCGAAATTCAAATAGACACGAATAAGATTAACTCGAGATAGGACTCAATTTGACgcggtttgaattttttcttaatgGAAAACAACACAATCAGTTCCTAAAGTTTGGCTTAAAGTATGATGTTTTGTCTGAAATTACAATTATTCAATACGGATCATTCATTGCCAAATATTCAATGTAATTTCTGGACTATGTTAAGAAGTTCAATGTCATCTTTTCATCTATTCGAGTTACTTGAATTTGCTCACATGCCTTTCAATCcgttagattttaaaaaatagatagCAAAAAAGGGGATAAAAAAAACCGTacgggaaaagaaaatgaataagaaaATCGAATCCACGGTCACATCTTTTTCCCTGCCATTGTAAAAGTCCAACTTAGCATATCAAATAATGTTCGATTTGTTGTTTGATCAAACAaaagattacattgaacattcGAGAGCAGTTCAAGTTAAAGATGGCACTGGAATTATGTCCGTttatttcgtggaaaatgaataACTTTGGAAGAATTATTTTGGAgataatcgcttgtattgcttgaaataatctatcaataaaattttcataagatatgtacatatttttttatttatttcgaaatgtaaatgaaaaatgattgcttgtgtaATTCCCACTTTATTTTTTCAGCACGTGAATTTTGGGTTCGACATGTGGGCCTCTGGGCTTCCCGTTCCAGTAATGATTAGCCCAAGCCCAACTCCACAAAGCTGCACAGGTTGGGTTGGGCTCTACTCTGCTGAATCgcctcccttcttcttcgtcgaCCTCGCGAAGATCGAAGAGCAGCTGGCCCCTGCATACGAAGAACCGAGTCAAGCACCAGTAAACGAGCACCGATGGGAAGACATGGAAGAACCTCCGTCCGAGGAAGCGCTGGATTCGGCTCGCCATTGCTGCTCTCGCTTCTGCTGTTGCCGTTGCTTCCTTCGATTTGCGTCGCCTACAGGCCGGGCGACATCGTTCCCATGGCTAGGATGGGACAGTACCACTCCGTACTCTCTCGAAACTTGTTCTGGTTCAACATTATGTGGAAATTATGCTCTGTTTATTGATcgcgaggattttttttttttttttttttgtgttcgaTTCGTTGCTTCGTTCTGCGATTCATCAGTACAGGTCGCCGTGGCAAGACGTGATCGGCCGCCACTGCCCTATATTTGCCGTTAATCGCGAGGTGATTTCCTCTCACTCGCTTGTTTATTCGAGGTTATGTCAGGCCTTCCTTTCATGATCGTGACCCTTGCGGTTCTTCCGTCTTGAGCAGGTATTGGTTCCAATTCCGAGACCGGAGGGTTTTACGAACGCTGATCCTTACAAAGTGTGAGTGAACAGTCGAATTTACGATCAGAAATGATGGTTTTGTGTGAGGGATGCTCTGCTTCATGTTCCTTTGCGCGATAATTTGATATTGGAATGATGTAGCATCGCATTTTGGATGGTTTCTCTTCGTCATAGTTTTCTCTGTTTCGTGATTTCTGCAAAAATTTTCACGAATTGCAAATTCTGCAAATGCAACTGATTTTCGCGAATCTCATGTGGGTGCGTGTTGCACTTTCTATCTAATTCACATCTCTTTGACCTCTCTGTATATCCTGTGGTCTTCATGCTGGGTTGCTTACGAGTGCCGCTTCATGTGTTTCATGTGTGTCCCATTGTGCCTAAAATTGCTGCTTCTAGCTTGAATTATGGGTTGAAAACGAATCCCTTATGCTCAAGCGTGAGAAGCACTAGAGACATTTGCATTTCTCCTGTTCAAGAGTTCTTCGTTTGGATCTTCTCTGCTGTCGCAGGAAGAGGAAAGCCTTTGGGTGGGGGTTCTGTCCTTGCTCCCATGTTGGAGGCTTGGAAAACAAGTTCTCTTTAAAGACTGCTGGGCTGATTGATAGCGTAGCAAGATAGGattcatttattctttttgCTGCCTCTGTTATACTGTATttattttggttggaaaattgTTTTGTCATACGCAGATCATTCCAAGTTGGAAGAGAGAAGTTTCTAGTCCCGTGGCTTTTTCTTATAAATCGCAGCGGTAAAGAGGTGCCGATGATTGATGTGCATTTGGTAAGTATTACCCTCCGCATTTTTCTGTGATTTTCATGGCAATTGTTTAACAAATTTTCATGGCCATCATGTTTGTATAGAGATACTCGGGAAGTGATTTGCTTGGTGTGACAGCCAAAGTCGTGGACATGCCTCACCATTGTAAGTGACTTTTTCCACATGTGTGTCTCTTTCTGTTAGGAAATGAACTAATAAGACGGCTTCTGCTCGGCGCCAATTTTATATTGCCTTCATCAGTATGTATCATATCAGCAACATTTCTCATGACTAATGCATATTCTTAGGGTAACCAAACTTAGTCGTAATCCAAGAAAGAGCATCTAAATCACTTTGAGTGGTATGATCAAAAGACTTGggatgggtttggttcagcatttgaaatgagctttgaggaaatgcaaatgTCTTCAACCTAAAGGGGTTTAAGAAAATGTTAATTGcatttggtaaaatctcatttgaaaatagGCTTTAGGTtgaatggtgtttggtaaaagCAACATTCCAAAAGggctttgaatgcaattttttcatttttaattaaaaaaattacccctTGTCGAACCgacgaagaagataaacagtaaaATAGGGGGTAAAATCGAAAATATCGGgaattgatgaggttagttttggaaggaaaaaaatctcttagtatttggccaaatgctgaaagcccaatgctggtcCCTATTaacattgggctttcagctatTCCAAGGccagcatttggtcaaatgctagCTCCAAATGCTGGCTTAACGCTGAACCAAATGCTTCAGTATTCTCTCAATGGGCTTTGGAGGCTGAAAGCCCTTTggaaatgctgaaccaaacccaccttTAAAAACTAGTCTGATTTTAGAAAGGT
Protein-coding sequences here:
- the LOC115746887 gene encoding uncharacterized protein LOC115746887, encoding MAEIGNPTKRYRSAAPPLPSPIPTATGSRSAADEIFLRYLEASLLVPELDQLGPQHPRRVPDVIDLESLVLRDGASVHRLLRSAREFGAFWIRGHGVSDEASRSLAREAERVLEVQKKKEEGVELHEEGDSAGEGRGGDKEEVMRICFRGGMRWGQDSVEAETYRNLRQAIGEVTSKLDAVAQEVSQVLSENLRAKKPRDLTEMAEPTLCVHRHVRDRRIVCSPNHQADEPFDYALSIHLPVGKHGGLYLRTSSSPPYAFPTSPGTVLVALGKPVEEWSDGELKSASWEPIFGHDDQDPDPTQNDAAETLFSLDYKCSPPWLSRSRDATLMVVSIHDQILIALFLACLMYSLSFLFSY
- the LOC115746903 gene encoding uncharacterized protein LOC115746903 produces the protein MGRHGRTSVRGSAGFGSPLLLSLLLLPLLPSICVAYRPGDIVPMARMGQYHSYRSPWQDVIGRHCPIFAVNREVLVPIPRPEGFTNADPYKVSFQVGREKFLVPWLFLINRSGKEVPMIDVHLRYSGSDLLGVTAKVVDMPHHYVEIHPDIQKKFWDVNSWPKHVLVRYSWEELSEIDVTSGFYVLFGSGLILSFILSIYVLQSSKEKLARFVKETVAESSMPVDGVAKVE